A genomic segment from Holophagales bacterium encodes:
- a CDS encoding HD domain-containing protein, which yields MASPRILLLEPDVQRAAMLALAFERLRMPVMVAATIAELAEAAGGSGLHVVAVSGLGGGGAARVRAVKEDARTAALAVVAVVAPGPAATAALKAGADDVLSWPAPEALVRARFRTLLAAARSRDESRKTTVALAGILGAVEAREPHRIEHSARVGRLGADLARLAGLSAAEIERIRVGGILHDFGTVAIPDGILFKREPLTESEFAVMKSHPVIGFALLREVPALEPYLPFVLRHHERIDGSGYPDGLRGAELTLPVQLVSIADAFDAMTSSRPYRSVRDDLSAIQVLEEETTRGRWDPAVLSLLVAATTDRDEPGGPD from the coding sequence GTGGCGTCGCCCAGGATCCTCCTTCTCGAGCCTGACGTGCAGCGCGCGGCGATGCTGGCCCTGGCGTTCGAGCGCCTTCGGATGCCCGTGATGGTGGCGGCGACGATCGCCGAGCTCGCCGAAGCGGCCGGCGGCTCCGGTTTGCACGTCGTCGCCGTGAGCGGCCTCGGCGGAGGCGGCGCGGCCCGCGTCCGGGCCGTGAAGGAGGACGCGAGAACGGCCGCGCTCGCGGTCGTCGCCGTCGTTGCGCCGGGACCGGCGGCCACGGCCGCCCTGAAGGCCGGAGCGGACGACGTCCTCTCCTGGCCGGCACCCGAAGCGCTCGTGCGCGCCCGCTTCCGCACGCTCCTCGCTGCGGCACGCAGCCGGGACGAGTCCCGCAAGACCACCGTGGCGCTCGCGGGGATCCTCGGGGCCGTCGAGGCCCGGGAGCCGCACCGGATCGAGCACTCGGCGCGTGTCGGCCGGCTGGGTGCCGACCTCGCCCGCCTCGCCGGACTGTCGGCCGCCGAGATCGAACGGATCCGCGTCGGCGGGATCCTGCACGACTTCGGAACGGTCGCCATCCCCGACGGAATCCTGTTCAAGCGCGAGCCGCTCACCGAGAGCGAGTTCGCCGTCATGAAATCGCATCCGGTCATCGGCTTCGCGCTCCTGCGCGAGGTCCCGGCTCTCGAGCCTTACCTCCCCTTCGTCCTCCGGCACCACGAACGGATCGACGGCTCGGGCTACCCGGACGGACTCCGGGGCGCGGAGCTGACGCTGCCCGTCCAGCTGGTCTCGATCGCCGACGCTTTCGACGCGATGACCTCTTCCCGGCCCTACCGCAGCGTCCGGGACGACCTCTCCGCGATCCAGGTCCTGGAGGAAGAGACCACCCGTGGACGCTGGGATCCGGCTGTCCTGTCCCTTCTCGTGGCCGCGACCACGGACCGGGACGAGCCCGGGGGCCCGGACTGA
- a CDS encoding adenosylhomocysteinase produces the protein MSTVLDPAIAALSVSRPAFKVADLSLAEAGRKEIRLAEQEMPGLMALRARYKAEKPLAGERVMGSLHMTIQTAVLIETLADLGADVRWVSCNIFSTQDHAAAAVVVGRPEEGGTPASPKGTPVFAWKGETLEEYWWCTREAIEWPDGSGPTLIVDDGGDATMLVHKGLEFELAGKVPAFDPKNDPEEWGVILDLIRKELGKDGKVFSRIAKEIRGVSEETTTGVHRLYQMEKDGALLFPAINVNDSVTKSKFDNVYGCRHSVVDGLNRATDVMLGGKVAVVLGFGEVGKGCAEALRGQGCRVIVTEIDPICALQAAMQGYEVKTIEDVVATADVFITASGNLDVITVDHMAKMKDKAIVGNIGHFDNEIDMAGLKKFPGVERINIKPQYDEFRFPDGHSVMILAEGRLMNLGCATGHPSFVMSSSFTNQVMAQIALAKNAGEYGKKVYVLPKKLDEEVARLHLGHLGVKLTQLTPKQATYLGVPAEGPYKPDHYRY, from the coding sequence ATGAGCACCGTCCTGGATCCCGCAATCGCAGCCCTCTCCGTCTCCCGCCCGGCCTTCAAGGTCGCCGACCTCTCGCTCGCCGAGGCCGGACGAAAGGAAATTCGCCTCGCCGAGCAGGAGATGCCCGGCCTGATGGCGCTCCGCGCCCGCTACAAGGCCGAGAAGCCGCTGGCCGGCGAGCGGGTCATGGGGAGCCTCCACATGACCATCCAGACGGCGGTCCTCATCGAGACGCTCGCCGACCTCGGCGCCGACGTCCGGTGGGTCTCCTGCAACATCTTCTCGACGCAGGACCACGCGGCCGCCGCGGTCGTCGTCGGCCGCCCGGAGGAGGGCGGGACGCCCGCGAGCCCGAAGGGGACGCCCGTCTTCGCCTGGAAGGGCGAGACGCTCGAGGAGTACTGGTGGTGCACGCGCGAGGCGATCGAGTGGCCCGACGGAAGCGGGCCGACCCTGATCGTCGACGACGGAGGCGACGCCACGATGCTCGTGCACAAGGGGCTCGAGTTCGAGCTCGCAGGCAAGGTGCCGGCCTTCGACCCGAAGAACGACCCCGAGGAGTGGGGCGTCATCCTCGACCTGATCCGCAAGGAGCTCGGCAAGGACGGGAAGGTCTTCTCGCGGATCGCGAAGGAGATTCGCGGCGTCTCCGAGGAGACGACGACCGGCGTCCACCGCCTCTACCAGATGGAGAAGGACGGGGCGCTCCTCTTCCCCGCCATCAACGTGAACGACTCCGTGACGAAGTCGAAGTTCGACAACGTCTACGGCTGCCGCCACTCCGTCGTCGACGGCCTGAACCGCGCCACGGACGTCATGCTCGGCGGCAAGGTCGCGGTCGTCCTGGGCTTCGGCGAGGTGGGCAAGGGGTGCGCCGAGGCGCTGCGCGGGCAGGGCTGCCGCGTCATCGTCACCGAGATCGACCCGATCTGCGCCCTCCAGGCCGCCATGCAGGGCTACGAGGTGAAGACGATCGAGGACGTCGTCGCGACCGCCGACGTCTTCATCACCGCGAGCGGGAACCTCGACGTCATCACGGTCGACCACATGGCGAAGATGAAGGACAAGGCGATCGTCGGCAACATCGGCCACTTCGACAACGAGATCGACATGGCCGGGCTGAAGAAGTTCCCCGGCGTCGAGCGGATCAACATCAAGCCGCAGTACGACGAGTTCCGCTTCCCCGACGGGCACTCCGTCATGATCCTGGCCGAGGGACGCCTCATGAACCTCGGCTGCGCCACGGGCCACCCGAGCTTCGTCATGTCGTCCTCCTTCACCAACCAGGTCATGGCCCAGATCGCCCTCGCGAAGAATGCCGGCGAGTACGGCAAGAAGGTCTACGTCCTCCCGAAGAAGCTCGACGAGGAGGTCGCCCGCCTTCACCTGGGCCACCTCGGCGTGAAGCTGACCCAGCTGACCCCGAAGCAGGCCACGTACCTCGGCGTTCCGGCCGAGGGGCCGTACAAGCCCGACCACTACCGGTACTGA
- a CDS encoding bifunctional metallophosphatase/5'-nucleotidase, translated as MLTARAALLLSLGFAACSSAPRATVLYVTDAHEIAPVVDRRGDRGGVARLKTAVDRLKKGSPGAILVFGGDLAGGTLFGGVFRGEPMVDALGRAGVGLASFGQHDFDFGAAHARALVARSAFPWLTSNLVDREGRPFAGLPTRKLLRVGGLSVGFVGLTDDFGTTTQEGSVEQTGLVEAAARETAALRREGAEAVVVLTQAGFEANRRILLEVPGVDAVLTEEESETVSVVRWVGGRPVAAPCGNLGSVVELVLERTGGHLSARVGAHPVDASVTPDPDLARDEKVWMAKLEELLAAPIGCLAEPLDNLGSLERETGLGDLVADAFRETAGADAALVLGSSLRAPLPSGPLTRRHAMAVLPFGNRVVTVELSGASLRSALERALASAGRRTGGLLQVSGLALVVDLSAPERSRLVEARVGDAPLRDDASYRVAVSSHLASGGDGHVEIAAAVRSAGGRASRLDADALAEHLGRLSAAGPVLAPPAGRITIRTAR; from the coding sequence GTGCTGACCGCGCGCGCCGCGCTCCTCCTCTCCCTCGGCTTTGCCGCCTGCAGCTCCGCACCGCGCGCGACGGTCCTCTACGTCACGGACGCCCACGAGATCGCGCCGGTCGTCGACCGGCGCGGCGATCGCGGCGGCGTGGCCCGGCTGAAGACGGCCGTCGATCGCCTGAAGAAGGGGAGCCCCGGGGCGATTCTCGTCTTCGGTGGAGACCTCGCAGGCGGGACCCTCTTCGGCGGCGTCTTCCGCGGCGAGCCGATGGTCGACGCCCTCGGCCGCGCCGGCGTCGGCCTCGCGTCGTTCGGCCAGCACGACTTCGACTTCGGCGCCGCCCACGCGAGGGCGCTCGTCGCGCGTTCCGCATTCCCATGGCTCACGTCGAACCTGGTGGACCGGGAGGGGCGGCCGTTCGCAGGGTTGCCGACGCGGAAGCTCCTCAGGGTCGGGGGTCTCTCCGTCGGATTCGTCGGCCTGACGGACGACTTCGGGACGACGACGCAGGAGGGGAGCGTCGAGCAGACCGGCCTCGTCGAGGCGGCCGCGCGCGAGACGGCGGCGCTCCGGCGGGAGGGGGCCGAGGCCGTCGTCGTGCTGACGCAGGCGGGATTCGAAGCGAACCGGCGGATCCTCCTCGAGGTGCCCGGCGTCGACGCGGTCCTGACCGAGGAGGAGTCGGAGACGGTGTCGGTCGTCCGCTGGGTCGGAGGCCGGCCGGTCGCCGCGCCGTGCGGAAACCTCGGCTCCGTCGTCGAGCTCGTTCTCGAGAGGACGGGCGGGCACCTCTCCGCGCGCGTCGGCGCGCACCCGGTCGACGCCTCCGTCACCCCCGACCCGGATCTCGCGCGTGACGAGAAGGTGTGGATGGCGAAGCTCGAGGAGCTGCTCGCGGCCCCGATCGGCTGCCTCGCCGAGCCGCTCGACAACCTCGGGAGCCTCGAGCGGGAGACGGGCCTCGGTGACCTCGTCGCCGACGCGTTCCGCGAGACGGCGGGCGCGGACGCCGCGCTCGTTCTCGGCTCGAGCCTCCGGGCGCCGCTCCCTTCCGGCCCCCTCACGCGCCGGCACGCGATGGCCGTCCTGCCGTTCGGAAACCGCGTCGTCACCGTGGAGCTGTCGGGTGCGTCGCTTCGCTCGGCGCTCGAACGGGCACTCGCTTCGGCGGGTCGGCGCACCGGGGGCCTGCTTCAGGTCTCGGGGCTCGCCCTCGTCGTCGACCTGTCGGCTCCCGAGAGGTCGAGGCTCGTCGAGGCCCGCGTCGGCGACGCCCCGCTGCGTGACGACGCGTCGTACCGCGTGGCCGTCTCGAGCCACCTCGCTTCCGGGGGCGACGGTCACGTCGAGATCGCGGCGGCAGTCCGCTCCGCGGGGGGCCGCGCCTCACGGCTCGACGCAGACGCGCTCGCGGAGCACCTGGGACGTCTTTCGGCGGCAGGTCCCGTCCTTGCGCCGCCGGCCGGCCGGATCACGATCCGCACGGCGCGCTGA
- the arcC gene encoding carbamate kinase: MRVVVALGGNALLKRGEPMTAENQRANVKRACEALAPVANDNEIVISHGNGPQVGLIALQQSAYAGVEPYPLDVLGAQTEGMIGYVIEQEMGNLLPFERPFATILSMTEVDPADPAFRNPTKPIGPVYGKDDADRMSSEKGWVFKADGDGFRRVVPSPRPKRIFEIRPVKWLLEKGTVVIFAGGGGIPTMYGPDRKLCGIEAVIDKDLASSLLAREVEADAFVMATDADAVYVGWGTPEARALKTISAAELKNYSFPAGSMGPKVQAACEFAEATGKDACIGALEDTARMLRGEAGTTVVKDAVATEYWPRKC, translated from the coding sequence ATGCGCGTCGTCGTCGCCCTGGGCGGGAACGCCCTCCTGAAGCGCGGGGAGCCGATGACGGCGGAGAACCAGCGGGCCAACGTGAAGCGGGCCTGCGAGGCGCTCGCGCCGGTCGCCAACGACAACGAGATCGTCATCTCGCACGGGAACGGCCCGCAGGTGGGGCTCATCGCCCTCCAGCAGTCGGCCTACGCGGGCGTCGAGCCGTACCCGCTCGACGTCCTCGGCGCCCAGACGGAGGGGATGATCGGCTACGTCATCGAGCAGGAGATGGGGAACCTCCTCCCGTTCGAGCGTCCCTTCGCCACGATCCTTTCGATGACCGAGGTCGACCCCGCGGACCCGGCCTTCCGGAACCCGACGAAGCCGATCGGTCCCGTCTACGGCAAGGACGACGCCGACCGGATGTCGTCCGAGAAGGGCTGGGTCTTCAAGGCGGACGGCGACGGCTTCCGCCGCGTCGTCCCGTCGCCGCGGCCGAAGCGGATCTTCGAGATCCGCCCGGTGAAGTGGCTCCTCGAGAAGGGGACGGTCGTCATCTTCGCGGGCGGCGGCGGCATCCCGACGATGTACGGGCCCGACCGGAAGCTCTGCGGTATCGAGGCCGTCATCGACAAGGACCTCGCCTCCTCGCTCCTGGCCCGCGAGGTCGAAGCCGACGCGTTCGTCATGGCGACCGACGCCGATGCCGTCTACGTCGGCTGGGGAACCCCCGAGGCGCGGGCGCTGAAGACGATCTCTGCGGCAGAGCTGAAGAACTACTCCTTCCCGGCCGGCTCGATGGGGCCGAAGGTCCAGGCCGCCTGCGAGTTCGCGGAGGCGACCGGGAAGGACGCCTGCATCGGCGCCCTCGAGGACACGGCCCGGATGCTCCGCGGCGAGGCCGGAACGACGGTCGTGAAGGACGCCGTCGCGACGGAGTACTGGCCGAGGAAGTGCTGA